The Anabaena sp. PCC 7108 region AAATCCTAATGCTTTTGCTGCTTCAATTTGCCCCCGTGGAATTGATTGCAGTCCAGCACGTACATTTTCTGCCATGTAAGCAGCACTAAATATAACTAATCCAGCAATTCCTCGCAATAGTCTATCTAAATGTACATCTGCTGGTAAAAATAGTGGTAGCATAACTTGAGCCAGAAATAAAATCCCTATGAGTGGAACTCCCCTAATTATTTCAATATAAAGAATAGAAAACCAACGGACTACAGGTAAATTGCTAGTTCTTCCTAAAGCCAGTAAAATGCCAATGGGAAAGGAAATGACAATACTTACTACTGCTACTAATAGGGTTAGTAATAGACCATTCCATAAATTTGTAGATACAGTTTCTAACCCAAAACCACCACCAATTAACGACCAGATAATTGCCAAAGATAATAACCAAAATGGTGAAATCCAAGGTTTAATTAATTTAGATAATTTTTGGGGAATTAAAAAATCTGTACATATGCCCCAAGTTATCGCACTGAGAGTTATAACTATTGCTAAAATAGTCCAAAGTCGCCAATATAAACTTTTAGGAAATCTGCCAACTAAAAACAAGTGTAAATTAACCTGAATTACTTGCCATTGGGCTTGAGTAATTGCCCAAGTTAATATGCCTTTAGTAGTCCAAAATATAAATATCAAACAGACAATGGTTAATAAACTATTGTACCAGTTATTAAATAAGTTTTTGCGTAACCAAGTTAATTTATTCATTTATGATTAGTGATTAGGAAAATACAGATAATACCAAATTAATATGAAGCTGCATAGAATAATTGTAGCTTGCTTCCCGTTCGCAAAGCGTGCCGTAGGCATAGGGTACGCGGATTCACGCAGATAAACGCGGATAAAGACAGATAAATCAATGGATTTCAGAGTTATGTGCAACCTCACATCAAATTGGTATGAGTTATCTTTCTTTTATTTGTACTCTGCTGTTAAACAAATTCATAATTACAGAAATTGTTAAGCTGAGAGTGAGATAGGTGAGAATAATTAGTAACATAACTTCTACGGCTTTTCCCGTTTGATTAAAAGTGGTAGAAGCGACAAAATAGATATCAGGATAGCCGATAGCGATCGCTAAACTAGAATTTTTGGTTAAATTGAGATACTGACTAGTGAGTGGGGGAATGATTACCCGCAAAGCTTGGGGAAAAATCACTAACCGCATTGCTAAACTAGATTTTAGTCCCAGAGATTGCGCTGCTTCCCATTGTCCCTTAGGTACTGCTTGAATCCCACCCCTGATAATCTCGGCAATAAACGCACCTGTATAAAAAGTCAACCCAAGCAATAATGCTGAAAACTCTGGAGAAAAGCTTAACCCAGCAAGTTCTATGCCATTTTGACTGAAGTAAACCAACTTTCCTAGGGAAATTTTATTTTCGACTTTAGGAAAAGCCAGGAAAACCACAAAGTACCAAAATAGTAATTGCAGTAATAAAGGTGTATTGCGGAATATTTCCACATAAACTGAGGTAATATTCCGCAATAACCAGTTATCTGACAATCGAGAAATTCCCGCTGTTACCCCAACAATTGTTGTCAGGATGATTCCTAATATTGCTATCCTCAAAGAGTTGATTAAACCTACCCACAAAGCTAGGCTATAGGTATCAGTTGGTTGATAGTTAATTAGTTTTTCGCCAATATCAAAAGAGGCTTGCTGTCGCAGAAAATCAAAACCGAATTTAATCCCTAATTGCTGTAAATTGCGGTTAAGATTACTCCAGAGTATTGTTACCAAAACTATTATTAAAAATACGGCAATTAATTGTCCAGCAATTTTCCAAAAGCGATGATGAGTCATTATTTACGCATTGGTTTTTTTGTGTTGATCTACTTATCTAAAAGGAGGAGAATAGAGTAGACCACCTTTTGACCAAAGTTGATTTTGTCCACGGGCTAAATTAAGTTTTGTCTGAGTTCCCAAATTGCGATCATAAATTTCGCCATAGTTACCAACGTGCTTGACTATCTTGGCCGCAAAGTCCTTTGTTAAGCCGAGTCCTTCACCAAGATTACCTTCTGTGCCTAAAAAACGCTTGATATCTGGGTCGGTAGTAGTGGTAAATTGTGCCAGATTTTTAGAGTTAATCCCTAATTCTTCAGCTTTTATCAAGGAATAAACTGTCCACTTGACGATATCAGCCCATTGAGAATCTCTTTTAACCACTGCTGGGGCGAGGGGTTCTGAGGAGAGAACATCATCGAGAATTACATTATCTTCCGGTTTGGGTAAAGTTGTCCGTCGGGAAACTAATGCAGAACGGTCGGCTGTAATCGCCTCACAACGTCCTTCTGCATAGGTAGCAAAGGTAATATTAACATCTTCAAAAACCACTGGTTTATAGGTTATGCTTCTTTTCCGCATTTGGTCTCCTAGGTTTTGTTCTGTAGTAGTACCAGTTTGGACACAGATTGCTTTTTCCTTGAGGTCTGCTAGTGATTTGATACCGCTACTTTTGCGAACCATAATGGCTTGACCGTCATAAAAAACCACAGGTGCAAAATTTAAACCTTGAGAGGTATCACGACTCAATGTCCAGGTAGTGTTGCGGCTGAGAATATCTACTTCCCCAGCTTGTAAGGCTGTAAATCGTTCTTTAGAATTGAGATTCCGGTATTCTACAGCTTCAGGATCATCAAATACAGCTGCTGCTACGGCGCGGCAAATATCTACATCGATTCCGTTATATTTACCATCAGTTTCGACAAAGCTAAATCCTGGTAATTCACCACTAACACCACAGATGAGCTTACCACGGCTTTTAATGCTATTCCAGCGATCGCGCATAACTTGTGATGCAGACGTGCTGGCTGTAGTTGCTGTTTTTTCTGACCCGCTACTACAAGCAGTGAGAGCTAAAATGATGGAAACAATGGCTAAAATTAAACCAGATTGACGCATAGACTTAATCATCGTTTGTGCTGAGTTAAACAAATCAGAATTTCATCGACATTTACAGCCGTTATCTTGGGTTAGATCAATCACATCTACAGCTTATCCTAATGGCAGCCGATATCAATCTAGTAGTTTGTCAAGCTGATGCCTCCGGCACGCTACCGCCAACGCCACACTATGACGTGAACGTTCCTCAACTCAACCTACATAATTCTATTTTTTGAGCTTAACCGACAAGTATTGGGAGGTATAGCAGGTGACTCTTAACAGGTGACAGTGCTAAAACTCTTTTGGTGTCTAAGTTTTAGCATTGGTAGATGTCCTAACCGCCTTGTCCGTTGCTATATGTCAATTAAACCGTGGTGTACTAGTTATGAAAAAGCAACCCAAAGCGTTTTAAACTTGGGTTGCCTACACTGTTTTTGAAGCAATGAAAATCAATTAAATTCAGGTCAATTAACCGTGAATAGCAGGAGCAACTAAAGCTACAGGTTGAAAATCTCCAGCCGCTAAATCTAAGGGGAAGTTGTGAACGTTGCGTTCGTGCATTGTTTCCATTCCCAAGTTGGCGCGATTTATCACATCAGCCCAAGTATTAATTACACTACCTTGAGAATTAAGAATAGAGTGATTAAAGTTTAAACCATTGAGGTTAAAGGCAAAAGAAGATACACCCAAGGCAGCAAACCAGATACCAATTACTGGCCAAGCACCTAAGAAGAAGTGTAAAGCACGACTATTGTTAAAAGATGCGTATTGAAAGATCAATCTACCGAAATAACCGTGAGCCGCAACAATATTATAAGTTTCTTCTTCTTGACCGAATTTATAACCGTTGTTTTGGGATTCAATTTCAGTAGTTTCCCGAACTAAAGACGAAGTGACGAGAGAACCGTGCATAGCAGAGAATAAAGAACCACCAAAGATCCCAACTACTCCCAACATATGGAATGGGTGCATGAGAACGTTATGTTCTGCTTGCAGTACCAACATGAAGTTGAAAGTACCACTAATCCCTAAAGGCAGCCCGTCAGAAAAAGAACCTTGACCAATAGAGTAGATTAATAGTACCGCAGTGGCAGCAGAAACAGGTGCGCTGTAGGCGATACAAATCCAAGGACGCATCCCTAAGCGGTAAGATAATTCCCACTGACGACCTAAGTAAGAGAAAATACCGATCAGGAAGTGGAAAATAATTAATTGGTAAGGTCCGCCATTATATAACCACTCATCTAAACTAGCAGCTTCCCAAATGGGATAAAAGTGCAAACCAATAGCATTGGAACTAGGAACAACCGCAGCAGAAATGATGTTATTGCCATAGAGTAAAGAACCACTAACAGGTTCACGAATACCATCTATATCTACGGGTGGTGCGGCAATGAAAGCGATGATGAAACAAATGGTTGCAGTTAAAAGTGCGGGAATCATCAGTACACCAAACCAACCAATGTACATCCGGTTGTTAGTACTGGTAATCCAATTGCAGAAATTCTCCCAAAGATTGTTACTTTGGCGTTGTTCCAGAGAAATAGTCATAATGTTTAATTCTGAGGTTAATCGTTGTTCAAGGCAAGTTAACCTTATGCTTATTATTTAACTACATAGTTATATAGCTTGTCAAGTAAATTTTCATATTGTTTTAAAATTATTAGAGACAGCGAGGTTGAGGGGTATAACCTTGACTGGGCTTTCGGTTTAATGACTACTTAAAAATTCCCTACCTTAATCTACTCCCCTTCTTTAGCTATTCCCTACCTTATGAGTGGTTTCATAAGTCAAATCGGACTGCTATAAATAGGGTTCGCTGAAAAAATTGTCTATTAGAAAGAGAGTCATTTTTGAGAAAGATTTTATTTACTAATTAGCAATATTGCAATATAGTTATATAATAATGATGTAAACAAACCCTACCAAATCAAAATATTAGCCAAAGCAATCAACAACTATACCGGAGATGAAAAGTATAAATATATGCACAATACTCTTCCTCTAGAAAGTCCCTCAATATCGAGGCGACAACTACTAAATTTTCTCACAGGTGCAGTTGTGGCTACTACAGCCACCAGCGTGTTGTATCCTGTGACTAAATTCTTTATTGCTCCCACAGAAGGAAGTGAAGATGGTTCTATCCTTGCTAAAGATATTCATGGAAATCTCATTCCTGCAAAACAGATTTTAGCTGAACCCCCTGGTACTCGTGCTTTAGTTGCGGGTTTAGCAGCAGAACCTACTTACCTAACAATACAGTCAGATGGTACTTTGCACCCTTGGGGAATTCTCGATAACTGTACCCATTTAGGTTGTACCTTTCCTTGGAATCCCAATGACAATCAATTTCAATGTCCCTGTCACGGTTCTCGCTATGATCCCGATGGGAGAGTAGTACGAGGTCCTGCACCTCTTCCTCTTAAACTTGTTAGTGTGAACTTGGAAGAGGAGTATATCAGAATTTCTCCCTGGACAGAAATTGACCCCCGGACTGGGGAAAAACCCTGGTGGGTTTAGTAGTTTGATTTTATGGAGAGCTAAATCTGCGCTCATGAAAATACCACGTTTTTTAACTATAGTTCTATTGAGTTTCTGCGTATTTATTCCTGCCTTTTTTGGTGTTAACTATAACGCATCAGCTTTAGCATCCCCTTTATCACCAATGCAGAAAATCGCAGTAGTTTCTACCACCACTGCTGAGTTGAAAACAACAGTGGATAATTTCCTCAAATCTATACCTGGAGACTATTACACCGTCGGGAAAGTGGCTCAGTTGAAACAGTTACTCAAACAAGAGGATGTTTTTTTAGTGGATGTCAGACAACCTTCTGAGTACGCATCTGGTCATATTGGTGATGCTATTAATATTCCTCTGCGGACATTGGTGCAAAACCTCGACAAGATTCCCAAAAAACAGCCTGTAGTAATTTACTGTTCCTCTGGTTATCGTTCTGCAATGGCAGTTATGTCGTTACACCTGTTGGGCTATGATAATGTCCGAGGTTTTCCACCCAGTATGAATGGTTGGAACGCAGCTAGTTAAGATACAGTAGACATCTCTGCAAAAGATTGTAGAGCCGAGAATCCCTACCCATAGAACTTCTCTACAAGGGTTCTAGAAAACGCATATTTAATTTTCACTAGATGTCTAGTAGGAGTCTGGACTTACGCGAAATTTCGTATAAGTCCATTTTTTTGTCTCCCCACTGGACATTTACATTTTATTACTATATAGTTATATCATCAAATAAAATAGCAACAAAAAATTTATCGGGAGGCAGTTAGTATGTTATTTCGGCAACTGTTCGATCCAGAAACAAGTACATATACTTATTTAATTGCTGACCTGGTGAGGAAAGAAGCGATTTTAGTTGACCCAGTATTAGAACAGGTGAAACGCGATCGCACTTTACTCAAAGAATTGGGGTTAACGTTGAAATACTGCTTAGAAACCCACATCCACGCTGACCATATTACTGGAACAGGTAAACTCCGAGAAATGACAGGTTGTTTAGGAGTTGTACCCGCACACGCCCATGCAGCTTGTGCAGATAGATTTATTAACGATGGGGAAATATTAGCCTTAGGGAATGTAAACATTGAAGCGATCGCAATTCCTGGTCACACTAACAGCCATAACGCATATTTGGTAAATGGTACTCACCTATTAACAGGAGATGGTTTACTGATTCGTGGTTGTGGACGGACTGATTTCCAAAGTGGGAATGCAGGTGTTATGTATGACGCTATTACAAAAAAACTGTTTACTCTATCTGATCAAACTCTAGTTTATCCCGGTCACGACTACAAAGGTCAGACAGTTTCCACCATTGGCGAAGAAAAGCAATGGAACTCCCGATTGGTAGGAAAAAACCGTGATCAATTTATAGAGTTAATGGCAAATCTCAATTTACCTAATCCGAAGAAAATTATGGAAGCAGTACCAGCTAATCAACGTTGTGGTAATGCAGCTTAATTTGGCGTTGCATAATTAAAGAAAAAAACAAAAGAATTTAGGAGAGAATTTTATGACCACTTCTCATTTGAAGACATTACAAACTATTGACGCTCCAACTCTCAAGCAGTTACTTGAACAAGAAGCTGTGACATTAATTGATGTACGAGAACCTTCTGAGTATACAGGAGAGCATATCCCTACCGCCAGATTGGTTCCTCTTTCTCAGTTTAATCCACATCAAGTTCCTCAAGATCAAAGTACAAAGGTAGTTCTTTACTGTCGTTCTGGAAATCGCTCGACAATGGCTGCTAAAAAGCTATTTGATGCGGGATTTAATACGGTTACTCATTTAGATTCGGGACTGGGTGCATGGAAAGCCGCAGGTTATCCCACCAACATTAACGACAATGCACCGATTAGTTTAATGCGTCAGGTGCAAATTGTGGCAGGTTCTTTGGTATTTACAGGCACAGTGCTAGGTGCTTTTGTTTCTCCCTGGTTCTTAATTCTCAGTGGTTTTGTGGGAGCAGGATTGATGTTTGCTGGCATCACAGATACCTGTATGTTAGGGATGTTGCTGGTTAAACTACCTTACAATCAACGGAGCAGTGTATGACCTGGATGATTGGGCATCTACTGGCTGCCTGTATTGGGGTCAGCTTGGGTTTAATTGGTGGTGGTGGGTCAGTATTGGCGTTGCCGATTTTGGTTTATGTGATGGGTGTACCGCCAAAATCTGCGATCGCTATGACTTTAGTGATTGTCGGGACTGTCAGTATACTCGGCTTGATACCTCACTGGCAAGCTAAAAATGTCAACTTCAAGACTGCTTTTATTTTTGGTTCTACCACCATGCTGGGGGCATTTCTGGGGGCAAAAATTGCCACACTGCCATTTGTTACCGAATCTGTACAAATGATGCTGTTTGCGGTGATGATGTTACTAGCAGCACTATTTATGATTCAGAGGAGTTCTCAGTCTGTAATAGCAGATGAAAATTTGGCACTTTATCCCCCACCTATCTGCAAGTATTGTTGGTTGTGGTTAATGACTGAAGGTTTAGGTGTGGGAGTATTAACTGGATTAGTTGGTGTGGGTGGTGGATTTGCGATCGTTCCCGCTTTGGTATTGTTAGGAAAAGTCCCAATAAAAAAGGCGATTGGAACATCCCTACTCATCATTATCTTTAATTCAATTTCCGGCTTTTTAGGCTATGTAGGACACGTCCCCCTCAATTGGAACTTGATCTTATCCTTTATTATTGCTGCCAGTTTGGGAACAATTCCTGGTGCGTACTTTGCTCAGTTTGTACCGGCACAAAAACTTCAGAAAACCTTTGGTTATTTTCTCTTAGCAGTTGCATCTGTGGTGTTGGTGCAAAATTTTCATCCACCTCAATCTTCTAAGGTATCGAGTCATCATTCCACCAGCATGGTAGAGCGTAGTTTTAGGGCTAAGTCCTATTGATCAATATATGCTATACTAGCATATAGCAATATAGTAGATAAAAATATTTGACTGCCATTGTCTATGTTAAAAACTTCACCAGCGGCTCTAGGACAAATTGCTGATTATTTTAAAGTGCTTTCAGAAATCAGCCGCCTCCAGGTTCTCTGTTGTTTGAAGTCAGGTAGCAAAAATGTCACAGAAATTATTGAAGCCACTGGATTGGGACAAGCAAATGTTTCCAAGCATTTGAAGATATTAACACAAGCGGGAATTGTCAAGCGGCAACCACAGGGGGTGAGTGTTTATTATGAAATTACTGACCCCCTAATTTTTGAGATATGTGAGCTGGTGTGCGATCGCCTTTCAATTCGCTTAGAAGAACAGTCACAGCAGTTAAAACAACTAGTACCACTGCGCGGAATCCCTAATTCCTGATAGCAGTTCCCATGCTCGTGAGGTATAGCAGGTGACTCTTAACAGGTGACTCTTAACAGGTGACAGTGCTAAAACTCTTTTGGTGTCTAAGTTTTAGCATTGGTAGATGTCCTAACCGCCTTGTCCGTTGCTATACAAAGTTTTTTAGTTTTAGGGAACAGGGAACTCTTAACAGGGAATAAATTTGTGTGTACTTCATTAGACTGGGAAACGCTATATACCAATTTTATGTAAGGTTGCACATAATATCATGTCCAGTTGTTCGCGTAGCGTCTCGTCAGAGATATACTTATCATTTAGACTGACGCTCAAGACACGGAGACGCGGGGACGGGGAGATTTTTTTTGATAAGTGATTAGGCGGACATGATATAAAATATTACGTTAAATATGCGTTATCCAGCACCCTTGTAAAGACGTTCCATGGAACGTCTCTACATTATTTTTTACCTGCAAGTCTCTTAACTGAATAAGAAATTAGATCCAAACAAGTTCTCATTCACATTAGTACTAGTAAAGCCAGAGGTAGCAGATAAAGTGATTAACAACTGACCTGTACCAAAGCCTAAATTCCCCATAGTACCATCACTGATTCGTAATTGGGTATTAGCGCCAAATGTGACAACATCAATGTTATCAATACCAGAGAATTCCAAGTGATCTCCAGTAGCATTACGCTCAAATTGGTAAATAGTATCTAAACCATCACCAGCCGCATAATGAACAACATCGATGAAACCATCGTTTGCACCTAAATAAAGGGCATCATTACCTACACCACCAAACAGGATATCTGCACCTGTACCACCAGTGAGCTTATCGTTACCATCTCCACCAATGAGGATATTGTTACCGCTATTGCCGATGATGTTGTTATTGTCGCCGTTGCCTGTACCGTCGATATTGTCAACGCCTGTCAGGGTTAGGTTTTCAACGTTATTGAGAGTAAAGCTAACAGAGGCATAAACTGTGTCTATCCCTTGATTGGCATTTTCCACAACAGTATCACCAAGGCTATCGATGTAGTAAATATCATTACCATCTCCACCAATCAGGGTATCATCCCCTGTACCACCATTGAGGTGATCGTTACCATCTCCACCAATCAGGGTATCATCACCTGCACCACCACTGAGCTTATCGTTACCATTTCCCCCATCAAGGATATTGTTACCGCTATTACCGATGATGTTGTTATTATCGTCGTTACCTGTACCGTCGATATTGTCAACGCCTGTCAGGGTTAGTCTTTCAACGTTGTTGAGAGTAAAGCTAACAGAGGCATAAACTGTGTCTATCCCTTGATTGGCATTTTCCACAACAGTATCACCAAGGCTATCGATGTAGTAAATGTCATTACCATCTCCACCAATCAGGGTATCATCACCTGTACCACCATTGAGGTGATCGTTACCATTTCCCCCAATCAGGGTGTCATCACCTGCACCACCACTGAGCTTATCGTTACCATTTCCCCCATCAAGAATATTGTTACCGCTATTACCGATGATGTTGTTATTATCGTCGTTACCTGTACCGTCGATATTGTCAACGCCTGTCAGGGTTAGTCTTTCAACGTTGTTGAGAGTAAAGCTAACAGAGGCATAAACTGTGTCTATCCCTTGATTGGCATTTTCCACAACAGTATCACCAAGGCTATCGATGTAGTAAATATCATTACCATCTCCACCAATCAGGGTATCATCACCTGTACCACCATCGAGTATGTCGTTACCATCTCCACCATACAAATCATCATTGCTGGCTAAACCGTAAAGTCTATCATTACCCTCTAAACCTTCTAATTTATCTGGGTTAGCTGTGCCTTTGAGAGTATCATTATTGACTGTGCCAATGATAGAGTTTTTAGCAGCACTGAGATTCAGTCCAATAATAACTGGATCATGATCAGAAGCACGGAATTGGTCAGCATTATATAAGCTGGTTTGCTGTCCTACTGATTTAAAGTTGGTGTTGTAGTCTAAAACATTAGGTTCATCAGCATTAATATGCC contains the following coding sequences:
- a CDS encoding amino acid ABC transporter permease, whose product is MNKLTWLRKNLFNNWYNSLLTIVCLIFIFWTTKGILTWAITQAQWQVIQVNLHLFLVGRFPKSLYWRLWTILAIVITLSAITWGICTDFLIPQKLSKLIKPWISPFWLLSLAIIWSLIGGGFGLETVSTNLWNGLLLTLLVAVVSIVISFPIGILLALGRTSNLPVVRWFSILYIEIIRGVPLIGILFLAQVMLPLFLPADVHLDRLLRGIAGLVIFSAAYMAENVRAGLQSIPRGQIEAAKALGFNTPLVVILIVLPQALRAVIPAVVGQFIGLFKDTSLLSLVGLVELTGIARSILAQPRFIGRYAEVYIFLGFIYWLFCYSMSLASRKLEKKLSVGH
- a CDS encoding amino acid ABC transporter permease — its product is MTHHRFWKIAGQLIAVFLIIVLVTILWSNLNRNLQQLGIKFGFDFLRQQASFDIGEKLINYQPTDTYSLALWVGLINSLRIAILGIILTTIVGVTAGISRLSDNWLLRNITSVYVEIFRNTPLLLQLLFWYFVVFLAFPKVENKISLGKLVYFSQNGIELAGLSFSPEFSALLLGLTFYTGAFIAEIIRGGIQAVPKGQWEAAQSLGLKSSLAMRLVIFPQALRVIIPPLTSQYLNLTKNSSLAIAIGYPDIYFVASTTFNQTGKAVEVMLLIILTYLTLSLTISVIMNLFNSRVQIKER
- a CDS encoding amino acid ABC transporter substrate-binding protein, yielding MRQSGLILAIVSIILALTACSSGSEKTATTASTSASQVMRDRWNSIKSRGKLICGVSGELPGFSFVETDGKYNGIDVDICRAVAAAVFDDPEAVEYRNLNSKERFTALQAGEVDILSRNTTWTLSRDTSQGLNFAPVVFYDGQAIMVRKSSGIKSLADLKEKAICVQTGTTTEQNLGDQMRKRSITYKPVVFEDVNITFATYAEGRCEAITADRSALVSRRTTLPKPEDNVILDDVLSSEPLAPAVVKRDSQWADIVKWTVYSLIKAEELGINSKNLAQFTTTTDPDIKRFLGTEGNLGEGLGLTKDFAAKIVKHVGNYGEIYDRNLGTQTKLNLARGQNQLWSKGGLLYSPPFR
- the psbA gene encoding photosystem II q(b) protein; the protein is MTISLEQRQSNNLWENFCNWITSTNNRMYIGWFGVLMIPALLTATICFIIAFIAAPPVDIDGIREPVSGSLLYGNNIISAAVVPSSNAIGLHFYPIWEAASLDEWLYNGGPYQLIIFHFLIGIFSYLGRQWELSYRLGMRPWICIAYSAPVSAATAVLLIYSIGQGSFSDGLPLGISGTFNFMLVLQAEHNVLMHPFHMLGVVGIFGGSLFSAMHGSLVTSSLVRETTEIESQNNGYKFGQEEETYNIVAAHGYFGRLIFQYASFNNSRALHFFLGAWPVIGIWFAALGVSSFAFNLNGLNFNHSILNSQGSVINTWADVINRANLGMETMHERNVHNFPLDLAAGDFQPVALVAPAIHG
- the petC gene encoding cytochrome b6-f complex iron-sulfur subunit gives rise to the protein MHNTLPLESPSISRRQLLNFLTGAVVATTATSVLYPVTKFFIAPTEGSEDGSILAKDIHGNLIPAKQILAEPPGTRALVAGLAAEPTYLTIQSDGTLHPWGILDNCTHLGCTFPWNPNDNQFQCPCHGSRYDPDGRVVRGPAPLPLKLVSVNLEEEYIRISPWTEIDPRTGEKPWWV
- a CDS encoding rhodanese-like domain-containing protein; translated protein: MKIPRFLTIVLLSFCVFIPAFFGVNYNASALASPLSPMQKIAVVSTTTAELKTTVDNFLKSIPGDYYTVGKVAQLKQLLKQEDVFLVDVRQPSEYASGHIGDAINIPLRTLVQNLDKIPKKQPVVIYCSSGYRSAMAVMSLHLLGYDNVRGFPPSMNGWNAAS
- a CDS encoding MBL fold metallo-hydrolase; translated protein: MLFRQLFDPETSTYTYLIADLVRKEAILVDPVLEQVKRDRTLLKELGLTLKYCLETHIHADHITGTGKLREMTGCLGVVPAHAHAACADRFINDGEILALGNVNIEAIAIPGHTNSHNAYLVNGTHLLTGDGLLIRGCGRTDFQSGNAGVMYDAITKKLFTLSDQTLVYPGHDYKGQTVSTIGEEKQWNSRLVGKNRDQFIELMANLNLPNPKKIMEAVPANQRCGNAA
- a CDS encoding rhodanese-like domain-containing protein, with amino-acid sequence MTTSHLKTLQTIDAPTLKQLLEQEAVTLIDVREPSEYTGEHIPTARLVPLSQFNPHQVPQDQSTKVVLYCRSGNRSTMAAKKLFDAGFNTVTHLDSGLGAWKAAGYPTNINDNAPISLMRQVQIVAGSLVFTGTVLGAFVSPWFLILSGFVGAGLMFAGITDTCMLGMLLVKLPYNQRSSV
- a CDS encoding sulfite exporter TauE/SafE family protein: MTWMIGHLLAACIGVSLGLIGGGGSVLALPILVYVMGVPPKSAIAMTLVIVGTVSILGLIPHWQAKNVNFKTAFIFGSTTMLGAFLGAKIATLPFVTESVQMMLFAVMMLLAALFMIQRSSQSVIADENLALYPPPICKYCWLWLMTEGLGVGVLTGLVGVGGGFAIVPALVLLGKVPIKKAIGTSLLIIIFNSISGFLGYVGHVPLNWNLILSFIIAASLGTIPGAYFAQFVPAQKLQKTFGYFLLAVASVVLVQNFHPPQSSKVSSHHSTSMVERSFRAKSY
- a CDS encoding helix-turn-helix transcriptional regulator, translated to MLKTSPAALGQIADYFKVLSEISRLQVLCCLKSGSKNVTEIIEATGLGQANVSKHLKILTQAGIVKRQPQGVSVYYEITDPLIFEICELVCDRLSIRLEEQSQQLKQLVPLRGIPNS